The DNA segment ttttttgtttctttttttttctaaaggccatcttaatcattttctgacgtttagaaaaaatgttcttttttcttatttttttcttttttttttttttttttttttttttttttttttttttcatttctttcttttctttttttgaatagATAGTACGGGCCAATTCTCCTTATACCTCggattataattcttttatcttatcattatatttggacgtagaaaataatattagctATTATACATTCTAGGCAGTAGAGATTAGAACTTTAGCCATTGTCATATGCCGCCACTTTTATACAAGAGAATGATTTTCATCAAAATCAattcaatgatgataataataatataataatttttcatctcGACACACTTTGTACAAATTTCTCAATCAGTTCTTGTCAtttaccctttttttttctctctctctctctctttctctctctctctcttttgtttcgcttttatttaaattacttttatttatcattcaatAGATATTCTAATCAATTTAAAAGTAGTTAACGATACTTAATAATAGTTCATGAATttgaactataataataataaatgagaaCACTGTTCTCCAACGTAATCCTTATGTGGCAGTGAAATGTTCTCGCagagttgttattgttattgttattattattattattattattattattattattattattattatttttctttttctaattaaatttttttaactagCTCGTTCGACCACTTTTCCTTAATTATAAGAAGTAAAATGAGAGatctaagaaaagaaaaaaaacattaattaattaatcaattaattaattagctaATTAAGACATAATTATaagatcgaagagaaaaaaatcacttATCGCTTAATCTCTTAACTATATATAAGAAACAGTTCAAAAGAATGCaagatccttttctttctaatcttcttttcttttttcttctattttcttttcttatcttccttcttttttctttttttgtttctttttttttcgcgtcAGATTTTTACTaaacattattaattctaaattcggattaatcttaataatgtTTAATCGAATTTGGTAACTAATATACAAGCGCGCGCTTCCTTCGTTATCGTCATCCTTTCCTCCTTATactttacacacacacacacatactcatagttttttttctcactcaattaatttacaattgaAAACAGTCTTCTCTCGAATTCAACAATAGAACCATACCCGAGAGCTCGGAGAAATAGAATTAGAAAATACGAAATTCTTGCAAAATTTCCAAACAATCgaactaattattaattatcattaattatcattaattatcattaattattattattattattattattattatcatcattaatattattattattattattattattattattattattattattattattattattattactattattactattattattattattattattactattatataaatggtactttaaagaaagattaaaaagataactaTTAGAGTTATCTGTGACAAagattatctttcatttttctcatggtgtatgtatgtatgtatgtatgtatatatacatatatatatatatatttacatacacacacatcatcatcatcgtcgtcgtctttatctttactttttttttcagctcTCAGGTACGTCGTGATTACTAacagatttattattaattagataaattatttatatatatatatatatatatatatatatatatatatatatatttatatatatatatatatattatacacagAAATTGTACTATCTAAGTCACTGTAAAGTGCCTAAGAAGTCCAAATATCTGTGTTGCATGTAACCTCAGGAGGATTGGCTGGCTTGTCCTGATAACGAAGGAGCGTTCAATGAGGTGTGTAAAGTAAATCCATCGTAAACGTCCATCAAATCTCGCATTCTGTATTCTTCCAAACAAACAAATCCTTCCAACGATGGTGCTTGTTTACGAGCACAATCCATACAATGCACGACATGACGTTTCTCTTGTTCAcgtataaataagatattaaatacTTCGATCtgcaaaagaaagacaaaataaacaaaaggaaaaaaaagaaaagaagaagaaaacaaaacaaaaaaaaaaaaaaaggaatgaaaaaacagaaaatggCACGCTTTTTATAAATCGAGTTTCTTCAATGAATAAAACAATCCAATGAAAATTTCTTACCTCGCATTGTCCACAATAATGCGATGCTTCGTTCTTTCCACGTCCATGAAATCGAACTTCTACACCTTTGCTCTTTACAAATTCTAATATTAAACAACACTGTCTCATTGTCCTTAAtagacaatttttaattaattcgaatagCCTTGGATCCGACACTTTGATATTTCTAGCTAAGTTCCAAGATAGATGAACCATTGGCACTATGGATTTGAAGGATTGTAATTTGTTCCATTCGTAACGTTCTATAGCAAGCTGATATTGGCGAGCAGTTAATGGTCCTACATTCCACGCAATATTATTACACCAACCTACTGCTTGCACCCAATGTACACAAcctaagaaataattaataaaaattgttaaaagaatttttctttatttgtaacggagatataatttaaattaatttaccaGCGTTGACCCAAACAAGATCTCCTGGTCTTTGCAAAAACCTATAGACAGGAATGTTTTCTTCATATAAATCTTCTAACGAAGGCCACCAACTACCATGAaggtaattgatattattacgttCGCATAGGGCACAAATGACACCCCAATAAGCATCAGGTACTGCAAACCATTCGCAGTCACCCGGtccgatattaatattgattgaacagaaattattattttcttgatgACCAGGTGTTCTACTTCCAGGCAcctatacaaaaaaaaaaaagaaatatttatgtatatatgtatgcatatatatgtatattaacttTAGTCagctgaaaatattttcaagataatATTCCACATACCTTCATATATAATTGCACGGTATTCATTCCCAATATAACGTGACCAACATGACTGAGCATGTTGCCAGCTGACACAACTCTTGCGAAAGCAGGTAACTTCATAAGTTCTTGTAATTGAATTTTCCACTTTCTCTCATCGGACAAGTCGACATTGGTCCCAAAACGTAACATTTTTGAACCTGGACGACCAGCAAGTCCAAATGCATTTTTCTTTCGCCTAACTGCGCCTGTACTATCCTTCGAATCTGAATCCGACAAGTTCGATGTATGTATGCCCTGAGACTTTTCACGTTCTTCCTTCAAACTTTCTTGAAAACTCGAAGCTTGATACTGAGCATATTTAGCTATAGTTGTATGACTTCTATGACTAATACAACCCCAAACCTTCCTACCCATTACTGGATCCCAATTTTCATCGCTCGTCTGTTGAACTTGTGTTCTAACTTCGATACCATGATCGGGATTAGCTTCTACTAATGTTTTAGTTGAAAAAAGACCTAAGTCTAATTTAAGGGCGGCCGCTAAACCACGGATTACGGCTATAGGATGTTTCAGACAAAATTCTTGTAATTGTGGACTGAATGCATCCTTCTTATTCTCTAAATAGACACTAGGCGTAGGTGGTAAGAGTTGTTCCTTGGTCAATCTTTGACTAGGAGGATCTGGAGGTGCCGGTGGAGGTGAACGGTCACTTAATATCGAACAATTTGGAACTCCCTTTAATCCTTGGCCCTTACACGCCTCGACAATAGTTTTCGAATCCATTTCTATACTTAATTCTTGTTCTGGCTGCGACTCGCACAAACTCTCTAATTTGAGAACAGGTTCTGTTCGCGTTATAGATTCACTTTTATTTGTACTAGACGTCGCCTCACATTTTATAGTTTCGACCACTGGAATCGATGATTTAGACTCGTGTTTATCGAACATTTCTATATTGGAGGTAGACGATGGTTGAATTTCATCCATCTTTTCCATTTTAACTTCCTTTATCTTATCAGGATTTTCTTCCATATTGGATGGAGAAAATGGACCAGAACTCAAAGTACCATTGTTCATAATACCAGGTGGTTCTTCTTTAACGTCTAAATCCTCTGATCCAAAATGTTTTAACAAGTCCTCCGC comes from the Vespa crabro chromosome 14, iyVesCrab1.2, whole genome shotgun sequence genome and includes:
- the LOC124429201 gene encoding histone demethylase UTY isoform X4, whose amino-acid sequence is MLKVHADFDAALKHLTLALIDATTPASFSKLEIKFHIAHLYEVQGKYRLAKEHYEALLKEKALPSHLKADICRQLGWMYHVVDCSVLGVTRQQKQAIAIHCLQKSIEAEPKSGQSLYLLGRCLAASGKVHDAFIAYSNLLYLCRNSVEKSEGNADTWCSIGVLYQQQNQPMDALQAYICAVQLDKSHSAAWTNLGILYESVSQPKDALACYVNASRGNNNTPNCTGPLVGLGGAKSGGNTPMNPSLQQRINFLQSHLSQAPMPSVAAKRRQLPSIEEAWNLPISAEMSSRQQQQQQPPGGPGYKYGAAPSGPPPPYPQTQGQSLNTKRFKPGDDSISPPSPQRPPPFYLSPQQLQMLQFLQQNQSSLTPQQQGLLAQLQHQYRAMQQHQQQIRLQQQQAAQRGLRPGQPGYPTAYTHGQPSGQPGVIKNYGIPQQPLQQGGTVALQTGFSDSNVGYNTVATGNTQTPGMPYKSASDPNYPQRQLTQSGQFNQYQSNQYTAQGYAQISSTTSSYPEGSAGNKDLGVTDQELQALLSQKDIATSLAEDLLKHFGSEDLDVKEEPPGIMNNGTLSSGPFSPSNMEENPDKIKEVKMEKMDEIQPSSTSNIEMFDKHESKSSIPVVETIKCEATSSTNKSESITRTEPVLKLESLCESQPEQELSIEMDSKTIVEACKGQGLKGVPNCSILSDRSPPPAPPDPPSQRLTKEQLLPPTPSVYLENKKDAFSPQLQEFCLKHPIAVIRGLAAALKLDLGLFSTKTLVEANPDHGIEVRTQVQQTSDENWDPVMGRKVWGCISHRSHTTIAKYAQYQASSFQESLKEEREKSQGIHTSNLSDSDSKDSTGAVRRKKNAFGLAGRPGSKMLRFGTNVDLSDERKWKIQLQELMKLPAFARVVSAGNMLSHVGHVILGMNTVQLYMKVPGSRTPGHQENNNFCSININIGPGDCEWFAVPDAYWGVICALCERNNINYLHGSWWPSLEDLYEENIPVYRFLQRPGDLVWVNAGCVHWVQAVGWCNNIAWNVGPLTARQYQLAIERYEWNKLQSFKSIVPMVHLSWNLARNIKVSDPRLFELIKNCLLRTMRQCCLILEFVKSKGVEVRFHGRGKNEASHYCGQCEIEVFNILFIREQEKRHVVHCMDCARKQAPSLEGFVCLEEYRMRDLMDVYDGFTLHTSLNAPSLSGQASQSS
- the LOC124429201 gene encoding histone demethylase UTY isoform X5, with product MYHVVDCSVLGVTRQQKQAIAIHCLQKSIEAEPKSGQSLYLLGRCLAASGKVHDAFIAYSNLLYLCRNSVEKSEGNADTWCSIGVLYQQQNQPMDALQAYICAVQLDKSHSAAWTNLGILYESVSQPKDALACYVNASRGNNNTPNCTGPLVGLGGAKSGGNTPMNPSLQQRINFLQSHLSQAPMPSVAAKRRQLPSIEEAWNLPISAEMSSRQQQQQQPPGGPGYKYGAAPSGPPPPYPQTQGQSLNTKRFKPGDDSISPPSPQRPPPFYLSPQQLQMLQFLQQNQSSLTPQQQGLLAQLQHQYRAMQQHQQQIRLQQQQAAQRGLRPGQPGYPTAYTHGQPSGQPGVIKNYGIPQQPLQQGGTVALQTGFSDSNVGYNTVATGNTQTPGMPYKSASDPNYPQRQLTQSGQFNQYQSNQYTAQGYAQISSTTSSYPEGSAGNKDLGVTDQELQALLSQKDIATSLAEDLLKHFGSEDLDVKEEPPGIMNNGTLSSGPFSPSNMEENPDKIKEVKMEKMDEIQPSSTSNIEMFDKHESKSSIPVVETIKCEATSSTNKSESITRTEPVLKLESLCESQPEQELSIEMDSKTIVEACKGQGLKGVPNCSILSDRSPPPAPPDPPSQRLTKEQLLPPTPSVYLENKKDAFSPQLQEFCLKHPIAVIRGLAAALKLDLGLFSTKTLVEANPDHGIEVRTQVQQTSDENWDPVMGRKVWGCISHRSHTTIAKYAQYQASSFQESLKEEREKSQGIHTSNLSDSDSKDSTGAVRRKKNAFGLAGRPGSKMLRFGTNVDLSDERKWKIQLQELMKLPAFARVVSAGNMLSHVGHVILGMNTVQLYMKVPGSRTPGHQENNNFCSININIGPGDCEWFAVPDAYWGVICALCERNNINYLHGSWWPSLEDLYEENIPVYRFLQRPGDLVWVNAGCVHWVQAVGWCNNIAWNVGPLTARQYQLAIERYEWNKLQSFKSIVPMVHLSWNLARNIKVSDPRLFELIKNCLLRTMRQCCLILEFVKSKGVEVRFHGRGKNEASHYCGQCEIEVFNILFIREQEKRHVVHCMDCARKQAPSLEGFVCLEEYRMRDLMDVYDGFTLHTSLNAPSLSGQASQSS